Proteins encoded in a region of the Streptomyces sp. NBC_00258 genome:
- a CDS encoding glycine--tRNA ligase, whose translation MAADKIDTIVSLSKRRGFVYPCSEIYGGQRAAWDYGPLGVELKENIKRQWWRYMVTSREDVVGIDSSVILATEVWVASGHVATFSDPLTECTSCHKRYRADHLEEAYEAKHGRTPENGLADLNCPNCGNKGTFTEPKQFSGLLSTHLGPTQDSGSVAYLRPETAQGIFTNFAQVQQTSRRKPPFGIAQMGKSFRNEITPGNFIFRTREFEQMEMEFFVKPGEDEKWQEFWMQERWNWYTGLGLREENMRWYDHPAEKLSHYSKRTADIEYRFQFGGNEWGELEGVANRTDYDLSAHSKASGQDLSYFDQEAGERWTPYVIEPAAGVGRAMLAFLLDAYVEDEAPNAKGKMEKRTVLRLDPRLSPVKVAVLPLSRNPELSPKAKGLASALRQNWNIDFDDAGAIGRRYRRQDEIGTPFCVTVDFDTLDDNAVTVRERDSMKQERVSLDQIEGYLASRLIGC comes from the coding sequence GTGGCCGCCGACAAGATCGACACCATCGTCAGCCTGAGCAAGCGCCGTGGCTTCGTCTACCCGTGCAGTGAGATCTACGGCGGCCAGCGAGCCGCCTGGGACTACGGGCCGCTGGGTGTCGAGCTCAAGGAGAACATCAAGCGCCAGTGGTGGCGCTACATGGTGACGTCGCGCGAGGACGTCGTCGGTATCGACTCGTCCGTGATCCTGGCCACCGAGGTCTGGGTGGCCTCCGGCCACGTCGCCACTTTCTCCGACCCGCTCACCGAGTGCACCTCGTGTCACAAGCGGTACCGCGCCGACCACCTTGAAGAGGCGTACGAGGCGAAGCACGGCCGCACCCCCGAGAACGGCCTGGCCGACCTCAACTGCCCCAACTGCGGCAACAAGGGCACCTTCACCGAGCCCAAGCAGTTCTCCGGCCTGCTCTCCACGCACCTGGGCCCCACCCAGGACAGTGGCTCCGTCGCCTACCTGCGCCCCGAGACCGCGCAGGGTATTTTCACCAACTTCGCCCAGGTCCAGCAGACCTCGCGCCGCAAGCCGCCGTTCGGCATCGCGCAGATGGGCAAGTCCTTCCGCAACGAGATCACGCCCGGCAACTTCATCTTCCGCACCCGCGAGTTCGAGCAGATGGAGATGGAGTTCTTCGTCAAGCCGGGCGAGGACGAGAAGTGGCAGGAGTTCTGGATGCAGGAGCGCTGGAACTGGTACACCGGCCTCGGTCTCCGCGAGGAGAACATGCGCTGGTACGACCACCCGGCCGAGAAGCTCTCGCACTACTCCAAGCGCACCGCCGACATCGAGTACCGCTTCCAGTTCGGCGGCAACGAGTGGGGTGAGCTGGAGGGCGTCGCCAACCGCACGGACTACGACCTCTCCGCGCACTCCAAGGCTTCCGGCCAGGACCTCTCCTACTTCGACCAGGAGGCCGGCGAGCGCTGGACTCCGTACGTCATCGAGCCGGCGGCGGGTGTGGGGCGCGCGATGCTCGCGTTCCTCCTTGACGCGTACGTCGAGGACGAGGCGCCCAACGCCAAGGGGAAGATGGAGAAGCGGACCGTTCTGCGGCTCGACCCCCGGCTCTCGCCGGTGAAGGTCGCGGTGCTTCCGCTGTCGCGCAACCCCGAGCTGTCGCCGAAGGCGAAGGGGCTCGCCTCCGCGCTTCGTCAGAACTGGAACATCGACTTCGATGATGCCGGGGCCATCGGTCGTCGTTACCGGCGGCAGGACGAGATCGGTACGCCGTTCTGTGTGACGGTGGACTTCGACACGCTCGACGACAACGCGGTGACTGTTCGTGAGCGGGACTCGATGAAGCAGGAGCGCGTGTCGCTGGACCAGATCGAGGGGTACCTGGCCAGCCGCCTTATTGGCTGCTGA
- a CDS encoding metal ABC transporter permease, which produces MNLEILDYAFMQRALLAAVLVGITAPAVGIYLVQRRQALLGDGIGHVAMTGVGLGFLLSWSPVWMATAVSVVGAVLMELIRWYGKTRGDIALAMLFYGGMAGGVMFINLAPGGSNANLTSYLFGSLSTVSEEDVTAICLLAAFVVLVTVGLRRQLFAVSQDEEFARVTGLPVRALNLLTAVTAAVTVTVAMRVVGLLLVSALMVVPVAAAQQLSRSFAATFAIAVAIGVSVTIGGTVTSYYQDVPPGATIVLLTIGVFILLTALATPLARRRARAAAQAAAQEAGDPAECAIPATRTPTGKVGV; this is translated from the coding sequence ATGAACCTCGAAATCCTCGACTACGCCTTCATGCAGCGGGCCCTGCTCGCCGCCGTCCTCGTCGGCATCACCGCGCCCGCCGTCGGCATCTATCTCGTCCAGCGCCGCCAGGCCCTGCTGGGCGACGGCATCGGCCATGTGGCGATGACCGGCGTCGGCCTCGGCTTCCTGCTCTCCTGGTCGCCGGTGTGGATGGCGACGGCCGTCTCCGTGGTGGGCGCGGTCCTGATGGAGCTGATCCGCTGGTACGGCAAGACGCGCGGCGACATCGCGCTGGCGATGCTCTTCTACGGGGGCATGGCCGGCGGTGTGATGTTCATCAACCTCGCGCCCGGCGGCTCCAACGCCAATCTGACCTCGTACCTCTTCGGCTCGCTCTCCACGGTCTCCGAGGAGGACGTGACGGCGATCTGCCTGCTCGCGGCCTTCGTCGTCCTCGTCACGGTCGGACTGCGCCGGCAGCTGTTCGCGGTGAGCCAGGACGAGGAGTTCGCGCGGGTCACCGGGCTGCCGGTGCGCGCCCTGAACCTGCTCACGGCCGTCACCGCGGCGGTCACCGTCACGGTCGCCATGCGGGTCGTCGGCCTGCTGCTGGTCTCCGCCCTGATGGTGGTCCCGGTGGCCGCCGCGCAGCAGCTCAGCCGCAGTTTCGCCGCGACGTTCGCGATCGCGGTGGCGATCGGGGTGAGCGTGACCATCGGCGGCACGGTGACCTCGTACTACCAGGACGTGCCGCCCGGTGCGACGATCGTCCTGCTGACCATCGGCGTGTTCATCCTGCTCACGGCGTTGGCCACACCACTGGCCCGGCGCAGGGCGCGGGCCGCCGCGCAGGCCGCGGCCCAGGAGGCCGGCGATCCGGCGGAATGCGCGATTCCGGCCACGCGCACACCCACCGGAAAGGTCGGCGTCTGA
- a CDS encoding isoprenyl transferase, translating to MVVRGILGRQRREYKTPEPHPSGARSPKLPGELIPNHVACVMDGNGRWAKERGLPRTEGHRVGEGVVMDVLKGCLELGVKNLSLYAFSTENWKRSPEEVRFLMNFNKDVIRRRRDEMDELGIRIRWVGRMPKLWKSVVHELQIAQEQTQKNDKMTLYFCVNYGGRAELADAAKALAADVAAGKLDPDKVTEKTIQKYLYYPDMPDVDLFLRPSGEQRTSNYLIWQSSYAEMVFQDVLWPDFDRRDLWRACVEYASRDRRFGGAVPNEDLLAMEEGMRGRPEGA from the coding sequence ATGGTGGTACGCGGGATCCTGGGGCGCCAGCGCCGCGAGTACAAGACGCCGGAGCCGCACCCGTCCGGCGCCCGCTCGCCCAAGCTCCCCGGCGAGCTGATCCCGAACCACGTGGCCTGCGTGATGGACGGGAACGGCCGCTGGGCCAAGGAGCGCGGACTGCCGCGCACCGAGGGGCACCGGGTCGGCGAGGGTGTCGTCATGGACGTCCTCAAGGGCTGTCTGGAGCTGGGCGTCAAGAACCTCTCGCTGTACGCCTTCTCGACGGAGAACTGGAAGCGGTCGCCCGAGGAGGTCCGCTTCCTGATGAACTTCAACAAGGACGTCATCCGGCGCCGCCGCGACGAGATGGACGAGCTCGGCATCCGCATCCGCTGGGTCGGCCGCATGCCCAAGCTGTGGAAGTCCGTCGTCCACGAGCTCCAGATCGCCCAGGAGCAGACGCAGAAGAACGACAAGATGACGCTGTACTTCTGCGTCAACTACGGCGGTCGCGCCGAACTCGCCGACGCCGCGAAGGCGCTGGCCGCGGATGTCGCCGCCGGGAAGCTCGATCCGGACAAGGTCACCGAGAAGACCATCCAGAAGTACCTCTACTACCCGGACATGCCGGACGTGGATCTGTTCCTGCGCCCCAGCGGTGAGCAGCGCACGTCCAACTACCTGATCTGGCAGTCCAGTTACGCCGAGATGGTCTTCCAGGACGTCCTGTGGCCCGACTTCGACCGTCGCGACCTCTGGCGTGCGTGCGTGGAGTACGCCTCCCGCGACCGCCGCTTCGGCGGAGCCGTCCCCAACGAGGACCTCCTGGCAATGGAAGAGGGCATGCGGGGCCGCCCCGAAGGGGCCTGA
- a CDS encoding metal ABC transporter substrate-binding protein, translated as MNVRRRLMSGTAAAAATALGLGLLSACSSESNAADGNSGKLDVVASFYPLQFIAERIGGDHVSVSTLTEPGQEPHDLEISAKQTAQLQESDVALYLKNLQPSVDDAVAQSEIRTKIDAATLTSLEKHGNEVGGHAAEHDDHEGEEGSGEDPHIWLDPVKYAEVAEGVGKAFEKADPDNAADYTKNTAALVKQLDALNTQFEDGLKNTRTKVFITTHAAFGYLAERYGLTEEAINGLDPESEPSANRVKDLEKMAKADGVSTVFYETLVSDKTAKTIAADANLKTDVLDPIEGITKKSRGDDYFQVMESNLKALQSALGAK; from the coding sequence ATGAACGTACGACGACGTCTTATGTCCGGCACCGCGGCCGCCGCGGCCACCGCCCTGGGTCTCGGGCTCCTCTCCGCCTGCTCGTCCGAGTCCAACGCGGCCGACGGCAACAGCGGGAAGCTCGACGTCGTGGCGTCGTTCTACCCGTTGCAGTTCATCGCCGAGCGAATAGGCGGCGACCACGTCAGTGTGAGCACCCTGACCGAGCCCGGCCAGGAGCCGCACGACCTGGAGATCAGCGCCAAGCAGACCGCGCAGCTCCAGGAGTCGGACGTGGCCCTCTACCTGAAGAACCTCCAGCCCTCCGTCGACGACGCTGTCGCCCAGTCCGAGATCAGGACGAAGATCGACGCGGCCACCCTCACCAGCCTGGAGAAGCACGGCAACGAGGTCGGCGGCCACGCGGCCGAGCACGACGACCACGAGGGCGAGGAAGGCTCCGGCGAGGACCCGCACATCTGGCTCGACCCCGTGAAGTACGCCGAGGTCGCCGAGGGTGTGGGCAAGGCCTTCGAGAAGGCCGACCCGGACAACGCGGCGGACTACACGAAGAACACCGCGGCCCTGGTGAAGCAACTGGACGCCCTCAACACGCAGTTCGAGGACGGCCTCAAGAACACGAGGACGAAGGTCTTCATCACCACGCACGCCGCCTTCGGCTATCTCGCCGAGCGCTACGGCCTCACCGAGGAGGCCATCAACGGCCTGGACCCGGAGAGCGAGCCCAGCGCCAACCGCGTCAAGGACCTTGAGAAGATGGCCAAGGCCGACGGCGTCTCCACGGTCTTCTACGAGACCCTCGTCAGCGACAAGACCGCGAAGACCATCGCCGCGGACGCGAACCTCAAGACCGATGTGCTCGACCCGATCGAGGGCATCACGAAGAAGTCCCGCGGTGACGACTACTTCCAGGTGATGGAGTCCAACCTCAAGGCGCTGCAGTCGGCACTGGGCGCGAAATGA
- a CDS encoding Fur family transcriptional regulator, translating to MTTAGPPVRGRSTRQRAAVAAALDEVDEFRSAQDLHDMLKHKGDSVGLTTVYRTLQSLADAGEVDVLRTSDGESVYRRCESGDHHHHLVCRVCGKAVEVEGPAVEKWAEAIASEHGYVNVAHTVEIFGTCAECAARAKG from the coding sequence GTGACGACCGCTGGACCGCCTGTTCGGGGCCGTTCCACCCGGCAGCGTGCCGCCGTGGCGGCGGCGCTCGACGAGGTGGACGAGTTCCGCAGCGCCCAGGACCTGCACGACATGCTCAAGCACAAGGGCGACTCCGTCGGGCTGACCACGGTGTACCGCACGCTGCAGTCTCTTGCCGACGCTGGCGAGGTCGATGTCCTGCGCACGTCGGACGGCGAATCCGTGTACCGCCGCTGTGAGAGCGGCGACCACCATCACCACCTCGTGTGCCGCGTCTGTGGCAAGGCCGTCGAGGTGGAGGGGCCGGCCGTGGAGAAGTGGGCGGAAGCGATCGCTTCGGAGCACGGCTATGTGAACGTGGCTCACACGGTGGAGATCTTCGGCACCTGTGCGGAGTGCGCTGCGCGCGCCAAGGGGTAG
- a CDS encoding DUF4394 domain-containing protein, translating to MRKQAVMGVLAMAVALGTVGAVGAGALGGSAEKEGSGAGAGVEAKGGGGGLPEALAPSGLRAVGLTADQKLVLFRVDRPGAAVPLGKVDGLKGDRTLVGIDYRVQNRKLYAVGDQGGIYTIREAGARATKVSQLGVALQGKAFGVDFNPAANRLRVISDTGQNLRHNLDDPAGAPAPGTTAVDGTLTNPPVPPNPGATALGVTGAAYTNNDLDATTATTLFDLDTTLDQVPVQSPANAGNLAPTGKLGVDAPLNSGFDIYSSARNGTNTGYAVTGNKSFRVNLLTGKLSSLGSFPHGRQVVDVALPLNQG from the coding sequence ATGCGTAAGCAGGCAGTCATGGGCGTACTGGCGATGGCGGTGGCGCTCGGGACGGTCGGGGCCGTTGGCGCCGGGGCGTTGGGCGGGTCGGCGGAGAAGGAGGGCTCCGGGGCCGGGGCCGGGGTCGAGGCCAAGGGTGGTGGGGGCGGGCTGCCGGAGGCGCTCGCGCCCAGTGGGCTGCGGGCCGTCGGGCTCACCGCGGACCAGAAGCTCGTCCTGTTCCGCGTCGACCGGCCGGGGGCCGCGGTGCCGCTCGGGAAGGTCGACGGGCTCAAGGGCGACAGGACGCTGGTCGGCATCGACTACCGCGTCCAGAACCGGAAGCTGTACGCCGTCGGGGACCAGGGTGGCATCTACACGATCCGCGAGGCGGGCGCCCGCGCCACCAAGGTCTCGCAGCTCGGCGTGGCCCTCCAGGGCAAGGCCTTCGGCGTCGACTTCAATCCGGCCGCCAACCGGCTCCGGGTCATCAGCGACACCGGCCAGAACCTCCGCCACAACCTCGACGACCCGGCGGGCGCCCCGGCTCCCGGCACCACCGCCGTCGACGGCACCCTCACCAACCCGCCGGTGCCCCCGAACCCGGGTGCCACCGCGCTCGGCGTGACAGGGGCCGCGTACACGAACAACGACCTCGACGCGACGACGGCCACCACCCTCTTCGACCTCGACACCACGCTGGACCAGGTGCCGGTGCAGTCGCCCGCCAACGCCGGCAACCTCGCGCCGACGGGCAAGCTGGGCGTGGACGCGCCTCTGAACTCCGGCTTCGACATCTACAGTTCGGCGCGGAACGGGACGAACACCGGGTACGCGGTGACGGGCAACAAGTCGTTCCGGGTCAACCTGCTGACAGGGAAGCTGAGTTCGCTGGGCTCCTTCCCGCACGGGCGCCAGGTGGTGGATGTCGCACTGCCGCTGAACCAGGGGTGA
- a CDS encoding metal ABC transporter ATP-binding protein yields MKDEPDTSTVISLRGVTAELGSRPVLRGIDLTVNRGEVVALLGANGSGKSTAVRTVIGQVPVTSGEIELFGTPRRQFRDWARVGYVPQRTTAAGGVPATVTEVVSSGRLSRARFGVLRKADREAVQRAIGLVGLADRAKDSVNALSGGQHQRVLIARALAAGPELLIMDEPMAGVDLASQEVLAETLREQVAQGASVLLVLHELGPLEPLINRAVVLRDGCVMHDGPPPQALGQHALPGHDHVHPHAAHDAEPIRTGLLS; encoded by the coding sequence ATGAAGGACGAGCCAGACACCTCGACCGTCATATCCCTGCGTGGTGTGACGGCCGAGCTCGGCTCACGCCCCGTCCTGCGCGGTATCGACCTCACCGTGAACCGCGGTGAGGTCGTCGCGCTGCTCGGCGCCAACGGCTCCGGCAAGTCGACGGCCGTCCGCACGGTCATCGGCCAGGTCCCGGTCACCAGCGGCGAGATCGAGCTGTTCGGCACCCCACGGCGCCAGTTCCGCGACTGGGCGCGCGTGGGCTACGTACCGCAGCGCACGACCGCCGCCGGCGGGGTGCCCGCGACGGTGACCGAGGTGGTGTCCTCCGGGCGGCTGTCCCGCGCCCGCTTCGGTGTCCTGCGCAAGGCCGACCGCGAGGCGGTCCAGCGGGCCATCGGCCTGGTCGGCCTCGCGGACCGTGCCAAGGACTCGGTGAACGCGCTGTCCGGCGGCCAGCACCAGCGGGTACTCATCGCCCGCGCCCTCGCCGCCGGGCCCGAGCTGCTGATCATGGACGAGCCGATGGCGGGCGTGGACCTGGCCAGCCAGGAGGTCCTCGCGGAGACCTTGCGCGAGCAGGTCGCCCAGGGCGCCTCCGTCCTGCTCGTCCTGCACGAACTGGGCCCGCTGGAGCCGCTGATCAACCGCGCGGTCGTGCTGCGCGACGGCTGTGTCATGCACGACGGCCCGCCCCCGCAGGCACTCGGCCAGCACGCGCTGCCCGGCCACGACCACGTACATCCCCACGCGGCTCACGACGCCGAACCGATCCGGACGGGACTGCTGAGCTGA